One segment of Rosa chinensis cultivar Old Blush chromosome 6, RchiOBHm-V2, whole genome shotgun sequence DNA contains the following:
- the LOC112173596 gene encoding putative laccase-9 produces the protein MGTFPDFLGLFLLCGMLHCIVECHVHYHDFVLKKENFTRLCNTKSMLVVNGSFPGPVIRVQKGDTVFVNVHNQGDYGVTIHWHGVHQPRNPWSDGPEYITQCAIEPGSNFTYEVIFSDEEGTLWWHAHSEWTRASVHGAIVIRPVDNTEFPFPKPDGEDIIVFGSWYNTTEDVNDVVAEDLQDGSDTPNSDCYTINGQPGDFLPCSNASTYRLQVEYGKTYLLRLINAVMNVEIYFAIAEHSLTVVGMDASYVKPIVTDFIMIGPGQTMDILITANQPQGTYYMAGRQYNTVRKDILDYDNSTVTGILEYKGNYTLPTHPIFPSTLPTLFDLVAAKKFTDRLKSLATISHPADVPKNLTTRMYLIASSNYGFVNHSGQYETGVAASLNNVSWANPSTDVLRAYYRNMEGFYTSDFPNFPPSFYDFASEDYPDTTIITAKATKVKVLEYNEEVEIVFQGTNVLDASEDHPMHMHGYSFYVVGSGTGNFDNETDPKAYNLVDPPKMNTVSLPKVGWVAIRFKASNPGVWFWHCHFDRHLTWGMSFVMIVKDGDTPETSIRKPPPNMPPCNGSPTIRLQPFDMLRKIAGDSK, from the exons ATGGGTACCTTTCCAGATTTTCTGGGTTTATTTCTGCTATGTGGGATGCTGCATTGCATTGTTGAATGCCATGTCCATTACCACGACTTTGTA CTCAAGAAGGAGAACTTTACAAGATTATGTAACACAAAGAGCATGCTGGTAGTGAATGGCAGTTTTCCGGGGCCAGTCATTCGTGTGCAAAAGGGGGATACTGTCTTTGTCAATGTTCACAATCAAGGAGATTATGGAGTCACTATTCACTG GCACGGAGTACATCAACCAAGAAATCCATGGTCAGATGGTCCTGAGTATATCACACAATGTGCCATTGAACCTGGTTCAAATTTTACTTACGAGGTTATATTTTCCGATGAGGAAGGAACACTTTGGTGGCATGCTCATAGTGAATGGACCAGAGCAAGTGTCCATGGTGCCATTGTCATTAGGCCCGTTGATAATACAGAGTTTCCATTTCCTAAACCTGATGGAGAAGATATTATTGTATTTG GAAGTTGGTATAATACTACTGAAGATGTGAACGATGTGGTTGCTGAGGACCTCCAAGATGGTAGTGACACTCCTAACTCGGATTGCTACACAATAAATGGACAACCAGGAGATTTTCTCCCATGTTCAAACG CTAGTACGTATCGCTTGCAAGTGGAGTATGGCAAGACATATCTTCTTCGCCTTATTAATGCAGTTATGAATGTAGAAATTTATTTTGCAATTGCTGAACATAGCCTCACTGTTGTCGGTATGGATGCATCATATGTTAAACCTATTGTGACAGACTTTATCATGATTGGTCCTGGACAAACAATGGATATTTTGATCACGGCCAACCAGCCTCAGGGCACATACTACATGGCCGGTAGACAATATAACACTGTGAGGAAGGATATTTTAGACTATGATAATTCAACTGTGACAGGAATTCTCGAGTATAAAGGCAATTACACACTCCCAACGCACCCAATTTTTCCAAGTACCCTACCTACCTTATTTGATTTAGTAGCAGCAAAAAAATTCACAGATCGTCTCAAGAGCCTGGCAACCATAAGCCACCCAGCAGATGTGCCGAAGAATTTAACCACCAGAATGTACTTAATAGCTTCATCTAATTATGGTTTCGTTAATCACTCTGGTCAGTACGAAACTGGCGTAGCTGCTAGTTTAAACAATGTAAGCTGGGCTAACCCATCAACAGATGTGTTACGTGCATACTACAG GAACATGGAAGGATTTTATACCTCAGACTTTCCTAATTTTCCACCATCATTTTATGACTTCGCGTCAGAAGATTATCCTGATACTACGATCATAACTGCCAAAGCAACCAAGGTCAAGGTATTAGAGTACAATGAAGAGGTTGAAATAGTGTTCCAAGGTACTAATGTGCTTGATGCTTCTGAGGATCATCCCATGCACATGCATGGCTATAGCTTTTATGTAGTTGGATCAGGTACTGGAAATTTTGACAATGAAACAGACCCCAAAGCGTATAATTTGGTTGATCCTCCAAAGATGAATACTGTTTCACTCCCAAAAGTAGGATGGGTTGCTATTAGATTCAAAGCAAGTAATCCTG GggtttggttttggcattgtcATTTTGATCGACATTTGACTTGGGGTATGAGCTTTGTGATGATAGTCAAAGATGGAGATACACCTGAGACGAGCATACGTAAACCACCCCCAAACATGCCTCCATGTAATGGTTCACCAACCATCAGGCTACAACCTTTTGATATGCTCAGAAAGATAGCAG